The stretch of DNA CATGCTCTGTGACTTAAATATGTGATGTCTTTATTGagttggaaaaaaatcaagagcaTTGGCAATAGCTTGTAgtatgtggtgtgagtgtgtgtgtgtgtgtgtgtgtgtgtgtgtgtgtgtgtgtttgagagggTGTGTAATGGGATCTCACTGATCAACAACTTCAAAGGAAGTAACATTTTATTGACACTAGGATTTTCATTTGTTAGCTCCTGGTATCTACTAGGTTCATTGTTACTCATTTTAAATGGATTATAAGTCCATTAAACACTTTTTatatatgaacatgtatatattttatgaagtatATACAGGAACaattttccatatgactttttgaAAGGTCATTAGAATTGTAATTCTAATTACAAATTCCCTCCACTCTTCTGCCCCCACATTCTCCAACTGCACTTAACCATATTGTTCCAGTATTCCACTTTACACCTTTACACCATTTTATTCTGGCCCCTCTCCCTTGAAAGCATTTCTTTTCAATCCTAATTTCCCTTCATTGTTCCCCAGGGGTTCATGCGAATACAGTATAAGACATAGTTCCATGTTTTAAAATCCCacagtctttaaatttttcaacACTTTATAGAAATCCAAAGTCCCTTTAAAAGTCCTATGTATCCTAAATGTAATTATAGAATCCTGTAAAATAAAGGGTGAttcatatatttctaattttaaaagggTAGAACTTGGGCATAGGAACAATAATACATAGATAAAAGCAAAATTCAGCAATGTAGATCAACATTCTGTAGTCAATAATCCTGCTTGTAGATTAGGAGGCTCCCACAACACAAAACAATGTCTCAGAATTACAACACAGCATAGACTCCCCAATTTCCTCAACAGAATAGCCAGTAGGGTAAAGTTATTTCAGGTCCTTGGTCTGACCACAAGTTCAGAATTTCTCCTTTTCAAGGTTTCCATATTGTCATTAAATAGGCCCACTACCTATTATCTTTATCAATAAATAACGTAGAAACACTATGGATTCATTAACTGAGTCGCCTAAGGAAGAATAGCTTCACTATAGTCCATAGAGCAGCAGGCAATGACAAATTCCTTTCTATTAATTGAAAGCAAACTGTGCAAGATACTGCTTAAACAATCTTCTGGCTtaggaatgaatgaaaaattagtAAATGCTTTATTAAGTGCTTAAACTAAAAGTACCTGCATCAATGATGATCCTCTATctaggaaacacattctgttcTTTATGGCAATGGAACCTGCTGAATTCTCCTCCTGCCACCTCCACCtttagaggaagagaggaggtgtCTGGGTGGCTCACTCTTTTCCTTATAGAAATTACCTTTATTCAAAGAAATGTGATTCTCAGTGACCCAAAGTAAGTATGCTGGACATGAAGGGTTAACCTTGGATCATCCACCGATGAAGACATGTAAGAAGAACAGCTAAGCACAGCAGGCCTTTGTTTTTCAGTGTAGGGAAGCGTATACAAGAATGAAACCCTTCAATCACACTAGCCAGGAAAACCAATGGAAGGAGGCTTCACTTTTGCAGCCTTTCTCTCTCCAGAGAGAGCACAGTGCAAGACACTCAGGGTTGCACCACTTGAGTCAAATTGAAATGACTCTGACCAGTGTCATTCTTCCCATCTTATAAACTATTTCGTGTTCCTGGCAGTTTGCGGATTGCAACATCCCTTTCCAGTctgagggatttattcatttatcttctTCAAAGAAAACTATCCCTATTCCTAACCTTTCAGTTGAACTACGATCTGGACACTGTTGAAGAAATCTCCAAGAAAGTGAGACCTGTCCCTGCTATGTAGAGTTGAGAGCTCTGTGGAACCCACAAGGTCACAGGGGAAATCagtgctgctttttcagaggagagTGGAGGGAGCAGGGCTGGTGCCAGCTGCTCTCAGGGCAGGGAAGCCACAGCAGTTAGGTTCTGATGTTTTGCTAGGGGAGATGACAGACATCTTTAGTACACCTTTATTTGGACTAGAGCTAACAGAAGTGCATTTTGATCATGGCTGATAATAAAATAACTTTCTAAGTATGAGTAAAAGGAAAATACGAAGAAGGCTTTAGTTACCTTGGCTGGAGAGTGCGAAGGAACTTGTTGGCTGTGGTAACTGACTAAGTAAATGATAGGATAGTGACATCAAGGAATTGCTGTGAAATAAGAGTATTAAGTGAAAATGTATCAGGACATGGAGCTGCACTCTAGTGTTCTGATATTGCACAGCATGAGAAACAATGGACATGCATAGTACAAAGCTTCACAGATTCACAGTTACTCAAGTACATCTTTTTTTCAATTATCCAGGAACACACTTATCATTATCTTTTACATCAGCTGTATTTCAATCACAGTGAATTAGTTTCTGTCATCTtgaaattcatttgttttatttagttttagattgtttgaatttgtttcttattttctggTGGAAAATGAAGGGGGCTGAGTGAGAGTTAATTAGAAATATATCTCTATTGcctacctttaaaatattttaaaggctttCCATGTACCCTTTAGAGTTCTTAATGTGTACTTGAACAGAGTATTTTAGAAGTTGATTTCAGATGTGTAAGTATGTAAGGGTATCTCTCTTGTATCATTTATGTTTCTGAAACATTCTAATATTTTTACAGATGTTTATACCTTGTTAATTTAGTAATTGAGAAATATACTGCTGAATCTATCAAAATATTTTGGTTTTCTCAAATTCACAGATGAGCATGATCTTTCATATACACATGAAGGGGATATGTGTGCATCAGAACATTTGGAATAAGACATGTACTATGTTGCTACTTATTATGGTCCTAATAAGAGACATAAAATACTAAGAAATACCATACACTATTATTGGTATATAAAACCAACATTTAAAGTATTATCTCTTTCTAAGGGTATGTTCCAGTTGTTTTTTGGTCGACTTAACCCAAGATAAAATTATCTGGGAAGAGATActctagttgagaaaatgcttcctttAAAACTGCCTATAGGAAAGTGTGTAgggcatattctttttttattaagaaaaatttttcattcattttatacaccaatcaaagatcccccttttccctcctcccacccccaccctcccctcccaacccaacccccactcccacccacaagaaggcaagtcctcccatgtggaggcacatccagtagaggcaagtccaagcccttcccactgcctcaaggttgcacaaagtgtcccatcataggtagtgggctccacaaagcccatgAGTGTGTAATCCAATGAGGGCAGTGCCACCCATGTGCAGGTAGTACTGAGTGCTGAGCAAGCTATGTGGATCAAGCAAGTAATCAGTGCTCCccatgacttctgcttcagttcctgcctccacagccagccttgagttcctgctctgactgccTTCACCAaaggactgtgatgtggaagtgtaaaatGACATGAcccctttcttcccaagttgtttttggtcatggtgttttatcccagcaatagaaccTGTAACTAAGAGAGAAATTGATACTGGGTTGAGGGATATTATTGTGGCACACCTGACTGTGTTTTAGGAAGGATTATGAAAGAACATTGTAACTTTGGGACATAAAAGCTATTGAGTGTTTGGAGATGAATCAACTATTGTAGGAACTAACAAGATAATGCAGAAGCAGTGCAAATGATAAAGGTATGGCTTGGAAATTTCAGAGAAGAGAGGTTCAGAGTCTCCTAAAGAATCTTTTGAGGCCACTCaatatttgaattacaaatcTGTGATTCTGTTCACCTGCGACTCAATAATTGACTGAGATTAAGAAGAGAACAGCATTATTGAGTTATAATCTGGGAAGTGTCTTTTCACTGTCAGTACACAGAAGTTGAAGTTGTGATCCACAGGAGTCTAGGGTGTACCTTGTGCTGACATCCAaactttataatttaaaagaCTCGTCTAGTGGTACTGTTTTTGGAGGCATAGTGAGGACATAAGAAATAGCTGAAGCTTGCCACTGTGAAAAGTTGTAAAAGACCATTGGTGACGATACAAAACAGGTACAAAGGAACCCCAGCCTTTTTGAGATgtcagtaccatgggatgacacCAAGGATAGCAGCAGGTGTGGAGAGAGGTAATCTAAGCACAGGAAAAAGACTATGTGTGCTTGGATGGAAGAGCAAGAGAAATGGAGCTGCCATGGCCCTTAGCATACCAGAGAATCTTTTCACACTGTAGAATTTGATTTTGCTTTGAATCGAATGTAATGATGACCTGGCCTTTCCATCTTGGAAAAAAATGTagataacttattttttattttataagagctCACAGTTGAgatactttgaatttttaaagactttagaattttagagagactttggatattttaCAGAGGCTTTGAAATTTGGAAGAGACTTTAGgtgttttaaagagactgaacatTTAAAGTACTTAGCTTTTTATCAGTGAGGAGGAACACATTGATGTCCAGAATCTAGTGGGCATAGAGTGCCATGATGCATGTATACTATATTGTGTAATACAGGAAAGTCTACTGAGGTTGGAATGATTAGTCCAAATTCAAAAGCAATAATACTTCAATAACACAATAAATGTTCTCATATAAATGGAAAccataaaaattacaaatagtCTTTGTCATTACAAAGactgtattgtattgtatttgaCATAGTTGTGTTTTCACAAGTACCAACCCAAAGAAATGCTTTGTACTTTAATTTTTCCTGGCATCTGGAGATTAGTATTGTATGAAAATTGGAATATTGCTCTGAAGAAGGGAGTTTCATTATTGAGAATCAGCTTTAATCTTCTCCTTGAATGTATAGGTGATCTGCTTTTAACGTCTTATGGCTTACAGAGTATGTCTTTTTCTTAAtactcttcctcttccctgtcaTGTGTCCTTGTGTGGATATTCTATTCAGCCTTGGATTTTTTTGAGCATGGAGAATGTTGAATTTTTCTCCAAAAAATGGAAGGAATTAAAGCCCTAGAAATGTATTTCCAATTAAGCTGAGGTCCATACAGGTATGATTCCCAAATTAAAATACCATAAATTGAATTAGAATGTTGAACTCATTCCATTATCTAAAGATAATCAAGGAAGTATATAAAATGTGAATGAGCTATGAAGAGGAAAACTCAGTTCATTGGGGAATTTGAGAATTTCCAGAGAGCCAATCTTTTGATGTttcaaattttctaatttttgttaTTAGTTTCTTATAAATGTCTCTGATGAGAGTTAAAAGACTTGTGGGCAAAATAATAAGTTTAATTCTACTCCTATTTATCAGTGTAAAATTAATAGGTTCTCAACTAGGGACTATGAGTAGTTTAGTCACAGGTTTTCAGCCTTAGaatggtgccaggtatgggtttcaaCTCATACAGGCCTTAGGTCAAATCACAAAATGGATGGTTAATCCCACAACATTCATGCCACCATTGGACCAGTGAGCATGTTTTGCCAGACTGGTTGTTACTGTACCTGCAAGGATCCACAACTGAGTAAGGTTAATAATTATTTTGGTCCTCCATTACTGTGCACAGTACTTTCCAGATTGAAAAatctagccagtagggatgaggCTTCAGGGGAATATCAacttaatttctccatgttctgtaaCTCAAAGTGTGGTGTCTCTACAATAGAGTCTTACCATAAAGTTCTGGCTTGTACCGAAGAGCATTGTCAATAGGCTGTATGTTGGGAGTCTATGAGAACAGACTGGCCAATAACTTCAAGAGAGCAAATTCATTCCTGGCACTGAGCTTTTTGTTAACCTGTGGTGTCTAGTAGAAATATTGTTGCCCCATTATACAGTAACTCCATGTGAATTCTTTATTGATAAATTTTTCAGTCTAGGAAAAGAGAAGATAGATGAGAGATGAGAGATAGAGTATATAAGAAGCTTCTACAGCAATAGGTTTCCATCTTAGTTTTGGAAATATACTTAGTGTTAGTTACTCCTCTTTCATTTATTCTACTATCTTACCCTCCCATCACACACCCCATTTAACTCTTAAGTTTTCTAAATTTATGAAAagtagacagagaaagaaatgtgagaaTGACTTTCCaagcaatgaaaaagaaattatacatACCTTAAAGTATATTTTGAAGCATATGATCTCAGGAGTAAAAATAAGCATAAATGAAAGAGTTCAGATTTTTCAAGTTCTTCcaatatattttaggaagaagGAATATTGTTAGTAAACTAGGAAACTATTAAAAGATCTAGGTGGGATTTAAGCATTAGTAGGTGGAAAATTTTATCTATGAACAAATATGAACCACTAAGTAAATTGAAAGGATAAAATCAAGAAACAGACAAAATTCCATCAAGTAAATTCTAAGGTGCTGCTCTGAAAACTATGCAGATGTTGGAGAAATTGACAGTAATATGAGCACAAAGGACCCAAAGATCACAATCCAAGGCCAGGAAAGACACGATGCTAATGAGGTGTGTTTGAGGCAAAGCTGAGTGGACAATGGTCAGTGGCTCAGCATGGTCATGTGACTTCAGTCATTGTTCATCCAGATACACTGTAATAGGATGCAGTCCATTTGCACATAGGTCgctttagaatgggaaaaatcagAAACCCACAGGCAGATATCCAGGGACAGGCTCCAGCACCAAATAAGAGTGGAAAAAGCATCCAGGATATTAACACCCATACTCTAAACACTGCAACAATTATTGATTCCAACACTTTTCTTCCACCACAAGTCACTGGTCTAAGTCACATAACATGGCTTATGGGGAATAATATCCTAGGCTTGTTTATTAATACAGAAGTTCTACATCCATTTTGCACAATGACGCAGCTTGTATTTAACTCTGTTTTTGTCTTACATGTAATTATGGACATTATCAATTGGGGTCATTCACTAACACAGGAATAACCCTGTTTTGGAATTGTCTGTATATGTTTGTAACCCTATGTCCATTTTCATCTTTTAGGATCGTCCATAATTGTAGAGATAATGAGTGAATACAAGACAATTGTTCTTCAACAAGGATTAGAGGATGTGGCTGTGGATGACTACCAGTTTAGGAAAATCAAGTCCTTACTAAGAAAAAAACTAAATCTAACAAAAAAGATGCAAGATGATTATGACAGAATTCAGATGGCTGACCAGTTGGAGgacacattcccaaaagatgctGGACTGAACCTGTTGATAAATGTGTGTGAAAGCATTAAAGAACTTGAAGACCTTGCTAAAAGGCTTaaaacagagagagcaaaagGTAACATGGGAGCATCCTAGACACTCATCCGTTCTCTACCCTCCCTAAACTTTCTGGCTGCCTGCAGCAATCAGAGCAGAcatgtttctttcccagtgtgtGCCTTAGAAACAATGGGGTTGAAGCATCTCAGATGTCAACAAGTTGATGATTTCAAGAAATCTTTTCTTACAAAGAAACTTGATATATTTCAGGGTAGACATCTTTTGCATTGGAGGTAAATAATATAAAAGGCAGTTGTTGAGATACTTTAAAACATCCAAACATGTAGAAAAACTAGAAAATGATGAAGTAAAAATTGAAAAagtcatttaaaacatttaaatagaataaatttaataCTTGATTAAGAGTCTTACACATTCTTTAGTACCCTGTCCGGTAAGAAATATGATCTAATATTTATGTAGAATCCTGCATTTTAGAGATGTGAagaattttttctttacaaagtcACTGGGATAAAAAATATTGCATATACTGGTACACAACTCTGACCTGAGAATTTACCATAAGAAGGCCCAGTCAAGGAGACCTGCAGATTGAGAATATATGAGTTACATAGGAAAAGTATATCCCCAATATAGATGTCAAAATCCAATGTTACTATTTTCTTACATCAAATATCAAATCATaaacattattaaataaaaatcatgtatAGGTCAAGAGGCAAAACAAGCAAATGGAAGTGAACAATTGATTGTTTAGGAAAAACTAAGTTGAGGTCAAGAGGATGGTTTGAGAGAAGCACAGGAAGTAGAAGTGAGAGACACTGAATGTAAGAGGTTTTGGTTAGATTGGCATAGGAAAAGGGAGGTTATGGGACAATAGTGGAATAtgaaggtcagctgggtgctttctccgCCTcttgagctagcaggctttcacaCCAACATCTGGTTCctaagtctttattggtaaaattgaaTGATTGAGGTTTTGATAAAAACAACGTGAAATCATTGTGTTTCTGTAAAATTATTAACCAAAATGGAATAAATTgtcattttcatttgaaaatcagaaaataaatactTCTGAATGAACTTCAGTAATCTTAACCACTTCCCTGgatttattgtgttttctttatcccCACAgttaagaagcaaaagaaaagaaaaaacaaaactgcagtgaaaaaaggaaagcaagaagAACCCAGTAGTTCCCAATCTCTTTCCACCGATAATGAATCAGACAAGAGCAAACCCTCTGCACAGGTAAGGTGGCTGGTCTCCCACCAAAAAGCTTCTCCCCAGGTTCCTTTCCTTCTTAGCTCTTTAGGAAGATTCAGTACTCTATCTATCCAGTCCACGGCTCTAGTGAGAACAGGGATCTAATCAACAAATTCATAGGGACCTGTCACTCCTTCAGTGTCGGATATACAATGTCTCttgcaaacaaaaaacagggatGCAAACAAAAAATTACCACATGGCTTTTTAAAGACCATTTACTGAAACAGAAGTTGTTTGGGATGTGGCTTTTTAAATAGTTATACTAAATACAAACTTTATAATTCTACACCTCATGCTCTTTTGCCACCACAGGGATAAGTAGGATGAGATAAAGGTAATTTTTCTACTCCTCTATGAGACAACCCTTATAtcacttagttagggtttctattacttgAAGAGATGTCATGATTATAGCAACTCTTactaaaaaacacatttattgGACTTGCAtattcagagggttagtccattattttcatggtgggaagcatgtcagtgtgcaggcagacattgtgctaaAGAGGTAGTATAGAGTTCTACATCTCCACAGGCAGCTATGAGAGAGAGtggcactgggcctggcttgagcatctgaaatctCAAGGCGCAcctctcagtgacacacttcctccaacaaaccacacctactccaacaaggacacgcCTGCTAATACTGAGACTCTTTGGTGACCAAGCGTTCAAATTAATGAATCTATGAGGGTCagttttattcaaactaccacaccatatGATCCATCTGTTAAGAATGAGGTGTCACAATGATGCAAACATAATTAGAATCCAGTAATAAAACTAAGATTCTTATGGTCCTTGAAATATTATGTTTTACTTAATACTAAAGGCATTACTAAGGGCTGGGGATAAAACAGTATGAGAAAGCACAACATACCATGTACAAAGCTTGGGGTTCACTTTCCAACATATTGGAAAATcaataataaagacaaacatttttcttttagaaaaagagaaaacaaaccatAAAAACTGAAGGTGGCAAGAAAATGAAGCTTACCCAGGAACAGACTCAGTTTCTAGAGCCTTCAGGAAGCAACCCACAAAAAGATGAATGTTGTCTCCAGACTCCTCATAAGCCTCCCCCAACACCATCCAGCAGTTCCTCAAATAAGGTACCACTTTCCTATTCCCAATGCTTGCCCTTTCCCAAAGCATGTCTCTGGGCTCACCACAACCTTGGAAAAACATCTCAATGATCCCCTACTACAAAGATTTTCCTCTTATTATTAAATAGCTCAGTAAGTTATGTAATCATGTATCACAGCCTCTGTGGTATTGAAAAGGTTAAGTATTGATGAAATAATTTCTAATGTCAACCAACTTTCTGCTTAGGGTTCAGCAAAGAAAGAGGGGAGACAGATAAGGACTAACACAAGAATGTATCAGTCCCCACTGCCTAGTTTCTTCTCAGACCTTTTCCCTTTGCTGGTGACCCAACTTCAAGGTTTATTTTCAGCATtctatgctcttttttttttttttttttttttggtttttcgagacagggtttctctgtgtagctttgcaccttttcctggaactcacttggtagcccaggctggcctcgaactcacagagatccgcctgcctctgcctcccgagtgctgggattaaaggcgtgcgccaccaccgcccggctctctatGCTCTTCTTAACAGGTGTTTTGACACATTCTGGTTCTTTGCTTGGAAGTCTTTATCCATGTCCATTCACTGACCAAATATTGTATAACTGTAATGGTCGCTTTTGTAAGTGTCAGTTTCAGACCCTCCCAGGCATACACCAAACTCTCCCAGCCATTCCTCATCAAAGGGAATGGCTTCCTGTTTCCACTTTGATGcctttttaatataattacaacaatCATAACCTTGAAAGAACTTCTCATCTAACTTCCTAATCATGTATTTAATTACATCCATTCATCATGCATGTATTTGGAGATCCTGACTGCAATGTACACACATCTCCTTATTTTATTGCATGGTACAATTGTGTTGAACACTCCATGTGACCAGCATTTAATCTTTTTAACAGGCAGAGTCCAGTTATTTAGCATGGGAACTCCTTAGCCACATCTAATTAACCATGTTTGTAAATGATGTCAGCAATATAATTCAAAATGTACACAAGCCTGGAAAGTAGGCTACAGTTAGTAATAATTTTGGCTTGAAAGGGATCAGCTTTATAGCAATTGTTGCATTTTAGAAGAATTTTTACCTTGAACtatcaaaaacataaaacaaaaacagtaaaaatggccattacTGCTAAACCAAAGTATTTGCATACTAACTTACCTTCACTTTTAAAgcaaattttataatatttacatttttatacttCTAAGATTATAAAAGTGTCATGAGGACCCTAACTTTATCTGTTGCCTAAGTACCAGTATTTCTCACATACGGAGAAGTTTTATTAAACTAGAGTTATGCTTATTTTAAAGACCTAAATACAGGTTTAAATGAGTCTGGATGGGTTTCAGGCATATTATTCCAGCACGctgtcaactgagctacattctcatcCACCAAAATCCATCTTGTCCATTTTTTTAGGGTATTTGTGGCATAATTTCAATCACATCACCTGAAAATGTGGAGAATTGTATCTGTGTACAATAAGGATTGAATATCTGATAGATTGGAAAGTCTACCTGAGAAAAAATACACAAGTAGCCAGTTTTACTACAAACTTCATTTCCCACAAAATAACACTAAAAGCTGAATGAGGCCAAGTAATATTTGAACAGTCTGTAAGATACTTTGAGTTTGTATTCCATCCCAGACTAGAGAAAATTCAATACCTGACTTTTAAGAGAAGTTATGAGTGGAAGCTAGGTGTTAGAAATAACTAAGTATGTTCTCAAGTACTTCCTTCAGCCCAGGAAAAAGCTGACATTGTAAAAGTCCTCTTttgaaaagagaaagtaaaaagatgtacttggttttgttttcaaaaaccAATAAGCAGTATTAAAAAATATCTCAATcctattttcctttaaaacagaaaaacacaaacatcaaAAAACAGAGTACCATAAAGACACAGGTTTCCCAGAAAAAATATCAGCTTCTAGAATTTGCAGCAACCAGCAACTCCTCAGCTGCCAGTAAACTCCAGACTCTTCCAGAAgtttcagcagcagcagcttctaAGAGCCTCCACACTTCTCAGACTCCAACAGAAACATGCTTGACTTTAAGAACATCTCTAGGCTCTCCAGTACCACTTTGCCAGAATTTTCCAGCGTATCCAGCATCAGACTCTAGCATCCATCTGAACTCTCCAGTGCCTCTAACACTGTCCAGTGGTATCCAGGCTCCTCATGTATCTTCAGCAACAATATCTGGTAATATCTGGGTCCCTCACATGCCTTCAAAAACAGTGTCCAGCTTTCTCAGTACCCCTCAGATGTCTCCAGTATCAGTGTCCAGTAATGCCCAGAACATTCACCTAcctacagcagcagcagccagtagCAAACAGTCTCCTCAGAGTCCTCAAGTAATAACATCCAGGCCTGCCCAAACCCCTAAAGAGCCTTCAGCAACATTGAAAAGGGAAGCCCAGGTCAGAATAGCAACAGCATCCAGCAATATTCAGGTTCCCAATGCTCTTCCAGAAGCAGTGTCCAGAAATGACAGCACCACCCAGGTATCTCAAAGAGCAACAACCAGTGGCATTCAGACTCTTAACTCTGCTACAGTAAAAGCACCCAGGAATGCCAATGTCCCACATCCCTTAGAAACAGGATATGTTTATTTCCTGGCTTCTTCAGCTTCTCCAGCAACAGCATCTAGTAGTCTCCAGACTTCTCAAGTACTTCTACCAACAACATCCAACAGTCT from Peromyscus eremicus chromosome 15, PerEre_H2_v1, whole genome shotgun sequence encodes:
- the LOC131925761 gene encoding myeloid cell nuclear differentiation antigen-like protein, with the protein product MSEYKTIVLQQGLEDVAVDDYQFRKIKSLLRKKLNLTKKMQDDYDRIQMADQLEDTFPKDAGLNLLINVCESIKELEDLAKRLKTERAKVKKQKKRKNKTAVKKGKQEEPSSSQSLSTDNESDKSKPSAQKKRKQTIKTEGGKKMKLTQEQTQFLEPSGSNPQKDECCLQTPHKPPPTPSSSSSNKKNTNIKKQSTIKTQVSQKKYQLLEFAATSNSSAASKLQTLPEVSAAAASKSLHTSQTPTETCLTLRTSLGSPVPLCQNFPAYPASDSSIHLNSPVPLTLSSGIQAPHVSSATISGNIWVPHMPSKTVSSFLSTPQMSPVSVSSNAQNIHLPTAAAASSKQSPQSPQVITSRPAQTPKEPSATLKREAQVRIATASSNIQVPNALPEAVSRNDSTTQVSQRATTSGIQTLNSATVKAPRNANVPHPLETGYVYFLASSASPATASSSLQTSQVLLPTTSNSLPAPQVSIPIGTSRVQTTQTHPGASSNAIQALNAPPRTEARSVCTTQGPQGVSYGTGQALPCSKEKASRSVHAPQMPSATASKSLLATCGSPPTASSSLLDPWVSPATASSALQAPLVPPAAVISSPSRTPKKGNLPKEPSKVEGHHRDPIQVMVLKVTEPFTYDLIDNKRMFHATVATETEFFRVKVFDTALKNKFIPQKIIAISDYFGANGFLEIYRASCVSDVNVDRTMVISNTLRRRANGTPKIKDLFSQIKGTHVNGEFVVTKKNERGDFIYYGIEDDTGKMEVVVYGRLTSINCEPGNKLRLVCFELTSREDTWQLKSVRHSYMQVINTRRRGTQS